One genomic window of Bartonella sp. HY038 includes the following:
- the pdxH gene encoding pyridoxamine 5'-phosphate oxidase encodes MTNDTLTEDDFTKEESPFDLFTKWLDDASASEINDPNAMALATVDSQGLPDVRMVLLKGFDGDGFVFYTNFESQKGVEILNSMKAALCFHWKTLKRQVRVRGIVEIVSDEEADAYYNSRARGSRIGAWASKQSRPLESRFALEKAVAEYGLRYAVGSIPRPPYWSGFRIRPTYIEFWHDRPFRLHDRLVFKRDNIDDENWQTVRLYP; translated from the coding sequence ATGACAAATGATACATTAACAGAAGATGACTTTACCAAGGAGGAATCTCCTTTTGATCTTTTTACAAAATGGTTAGATGACGCAAGCGCTAGCGAAATAAATGACCCCAATGCGATGGCTTTAGCCACAGTGGATAGCCAAGGCCTACCCGATGTGCGTATGGTTTTGCTGAAAGGTTTTGATGGTGATGGCTTTGTTTTTTACACCAATTTTGAAAGTCAAAAAGGTGTGGAAATCTTAAATAGCATGAAAGCCGCATTATGTTTTCATTGGAAAACCTTAAAGCGGCAGGTGCGTGTTCGCGGTATTGTGGAAATCGTTAGTGATGAAGAAGCCGATGCCTATTATAATAGCCGAGCACGCGGAAGTCGTATTGGTGCTTGGGCATCTAAACAATCACGACCGCTTGAAAGCCGCTTTGCACTTGAAAAGGCAGTCGCTGAATATGGCTTGCGCTATGCTGTTGGTTCAATCCCGCGCCCGCCTTATTGGTCTGGCTTTCGCATTCGTCCAACTTATATTGAATTTTGGCACGATAGGCCATTTCGCCTTCATGACCGTTTGGTCTTTAAACGAGATAATATTGATGATGAAAACTGGCAAACCGTGCGGCTTTATCCGTAA
- the thiC gene encoding phosphomethylpyrimidine synthase ThiC, which translates to MSENCFKVTTGALPSSKKNYKSGTIYPQIKVPIRYIKLHPSSNEPDLPVYDSSGAYSDENTDITIDKGLAPIRESWILARGDVETYEGRTVKAADNGFVSEAKKTPEFLQCRQPLRAKNNAAVTQMAYARAGIITPEMEFVAIRENLGRENLEHEIRTIGESFGAAIPPFVTPEFVRNEIALGRAIIPNNINHPESEPMIIGRNFSVKINANIGNSAVTSSMEEEVEKMVWAIRWGADTVMDLSTGRNIHNIREWIIRNSPVPIGTVPIYQALEKVNGIAENLNWEIFRDTLIEQAEQGVDYFTIHAGVRLSYIPLTVDRVTGIVSRGGSIMAKWCLYHHKESFLYEHFDEICDIARAYDIAFSLGDGLRPGSIADANDAAQFAELETLGELTKIAWAKDCQVMIEGPGHVPMHKIKDNMDKQLAYCGEAPFYTLGPLTTDIAPGYDHITSAIGAAQIAWYGTAMLCYVTPKEHLGLPDRQDVKTGVITYKIAAHAADLAKGLPAAQLRDDALSRARFEFRWEDQFNLSLDPETARSFHDQTLPKEAHKLAHFCSMCGPKFCSMKISHEIKDEMEKEKQKKEGMATMAQKYKQNGDLYMDVSK; encoded by the coding sequence ATGTCAGAAAATTGTTTTAAAGTAACAACTGGCGCACTTCCTTCTTCTAAAAAAAACTATAAATCAGGCACTATTTATCCGCAAATAAAGGTGCCTATTCGCTATATAAAATTGCATCCTTCTAGTAATGAACCAGATTTGCCAGTCTATGATTCGTCTGGCGCTTATAGCGATGAAAATACGGATATTACGATTGATAAGGGGCTTGCGCCTATTCGTGAATCTTGGATATTGGCGCGCGGCGATGTTGAGACCTATGAAGGGCGAACCGTCAAGGCTGCAGATAACGGTTTTGTATCGGAGGCAAAAAAAACACCAGAATTTTTGCAATGCCGCCAACCACTTCGCGCCAAAAATAATGCAGCCGTCACGCAAATGGCTTATGCACGCGCTGGTATTATAACGCCAGAAATGGAATTTGTTGCGATACGAGAAAATTTGGGGCGTGAAAATTTAGAGCATGAAATACGCACCATTGGTGAAAGCTTTGGTGCAGCTATTCCACCATTTGTAACGCCCGAATTTGTCCGCAATGAAATTGCGCTTGGTCGAGCAATTATTCCCAATAATATCAATCACCCTGAAAGTGAACCAATGATTATTGGTCGTAATTTCAGTGTGAAAATTAACGCCAATATTGGTAATTCAGCCGTGACGTCTTCAATGGAGGAAGAAGTCGAAAAAATGGTATGGGCCATTCGATGGGGGGCGGATACAGTGATGGATCTTTCAACAGGGCGCAACATTCATAATATTCGTGAATGGATTATTCGTAACTCTCCTGTGCCTATTGGCACTGTGCCAATTTATCAAGCCTTAGAAAAAGTTAATGGCATTGCCGAAAATCTAAACTGGGAAATTTTTCGTGACACTTTGATTGAGCAAGCTGAGCAGGGGGTTGACTATTTTACCATTCATGCTGGCGTGCGTCTTTCCTATATTCCCTTAACCGTTGATCGTGTTACCGGCATCGTCTCGCGCGGTGGCTCGATCATGGCGAAATGGTGCTTATATCACCATAAGGAAAGTTTCCTTTACGAGCATTTTGATGAAATATGCGATATAGCCCGTGCTTACGACATTGCCTTTTCACTGGGGGATGGTTTGCGTCCAGGTTCGATTGCTGATGCCAATGATGCGGCGCAATTTGCCGAACTTGAAACCTTGGGAGAGCTTACAAAAATTGCTTGGGCAAAAGATTGTCAAGTGATGATTGAAGGGCCAGGTCATGTGCCCATGCATAAGATTAAGGATAATATGGATAAGCAGTTAGCCTATTGTGGTGAAGCACCTTTTTATACTTTGGGGCCGCTTACTACCGATATTGCTCCGGGCTATGACCATATAACATCGGCAATAGGTGCGGCGCAAATTGCTTGGTATGGCACTGCTATGCTGTGTTATGTTACACCAAAAGAGCATCTTGGCTTGCCAGATCGACAAGACGTTAAAACCGGAGTTATCACTTATAAGATTGCAGCTCATGCCGCCGATCTTGCCAAAGGATTACCAGCTGCTCAATTGCGCGATGACGCGTTGTCGCGTGCACGGTTTGAATTTCGCTGGGAGGACCAGTTTAATTTATCATTGGATCCAGAAACTGCCCGTTCTTTTCATGATCAGACCTTGCCGAAAGAAGCTCATAAGCTTGCGCATTTTTGTTCAATGTGTGGTCCCAAATTTTGCTCTATGAAAATTTCGCACGAAATTAAAGACGAAATGGAAAAGGAAAAGCAAAAAAAAGAAGGTATGGCAACAATGGCACAAAAATATAAGCAAAATGGCGATCTTTATATGGACGTTTCAAAATAG